The following is a genomic window from Syntrophobacterales bacterium.
CGATAAGCCCCGAGCTCCAGGCCCGGCTTCAAAAATATTCTTACGACATCGTCGATGCGATCGAGGTGATCGGCGGGACGAATGTCCAGTTTGCCCATGATCCGCAAACGGACCGGGTCGTTGTCATTGAGATCAACCCCCGCACCTCCCGCTCCTCCGCCCTGGCCTCGAAAGCTACCGGCTTCCCGATCGCGCTTATCTCTTCTCTGCTGGCCGGCGGGCTGACGCTCGATGAAATTCCCTACTGGCGGGAGGGAACGCTCGACAAATATACCCCCTGGGGCGATTATGTCGTCGTCAAGTTTTCCCGCTGGGATTTCGAGAAATTCCCCGGCGCGATCGACCGGCTCGGAACGCAGATGCGCGCCGTTGGCGAGGTGATGAGCATCGGTAAAAACTACAAAGAGGCCTTCCAGAAGGCGATTCGCTCCCTCGAAAAGGGGCGGGCTGGCCTCGGGTTTGTGAAGGATTTCCACAAAAGATCTCTGGACGATCTGCTGGAAATGCTTTCGGAGCCCTCCAGCGAACGGCAGTTCATTCTCTACGAGGCCATCCGCAAGGGGGCCGCGCTCGAGGAGTTGAGTAGAAGGACCCACATCAAGGAGTGGTTTTTACAGCAGATGAAGGAACTGGTCGAGACGGAGGAGGAGATTCTCGCTTATAAAGGGAAGGCAATGCCGGACGAGCTTCTCAAAAGGGCCAAGCAGGAAGGATTTTCCGATCGCTACCTCGCCCAGATTTTGGGAAGGGGCGAAGAAGAAATCCGGCAACAAAGAACCGCGCTGGGCGCAGTCGAATGCTGGGATGCCGTGCCGGTAAGCGGGGTGGAAAATGCCGCCTACTACTATTCGACCTACAACGCCCCCGACAAGACCCGGGCCAGTGAAAACAGGAAGAAAATCATGGTGCTCGGCGGCGGTCCCAACCGGATCGGGCAGGGGATAGAGTTTGACTATTGCTGCGTCCATGCGGCCTTCACGCTCAGGGACGAGGGCTATGAATCGATCATGGTCAACTGCAACCCGGAAACTGTTTCGACCGATTACGACACCTCGGACAAGCTCTATTTCGAGCCGCTGACGGTCGAGGATGTGCTGGCGATCTACGAAAAGGAAAAGCCGGAGGGGGTTATCGTCCAGTTCGGCGGTCAGACGCCGCTGAATCTGGCCAGGCAGCTCTCCCAGGCGGGGGTTCGCGTCATCGGCACCTCGCCCGATACGATCGACTTGGCCGAAGACCGCGATCTCTTCAAAAAAATGATGGAGAAGCTCGGCATTCCCATGCCGGCGTCGGGCATGGCGAGCAATTTCACCGAAGCGATAGGCATTGCCGAAAGGGTCGGCTATCCGCTGATGGTGAGACCGTCGTATGTCCTCGGCGGTCGCGGGATGGAGGTTGTGCATGACGAGGAGATGCTCAAGCGCTATGTCGAAGCGGCGGTCGGGGTGACCCCGGAGCGGCCGATCCTGATCGACAAATTTCTCGAAAATGCGATCGAGTGCGAGGCGGACGCGATCTGTGACGGGACGGACGCCTTTGTCCCGGCGATCATGGAGCATATAGAGCTTGCCGGCATCCATTCGGGCGATTCCGCCTGCGTGATCCCGCCGATCAGCATTTCCGCGCGTCATCAGGAGACGATCAGGGACTACACCAAACGCATTGCGATCGAGCTGGGGGTGGTCGGGCTGATGAACATCCAGTACGCCATTGCCGGGGAGATGGTCTATATCCTCGAGGCGAACCCCCGGGCCTCGCGCACAGTTCCTCTTGTTTCGAAGGTTTGCAATATCTCGATGGCCAGAGTCGCCACACAGGTCATGCTGGGAAGAAAATTGGGGGATTTGCAGATCAAGCAGGGCTCCTTTACCCACTTTGGGGTGAAGGAGTCTGTTTTCCCGTTTAACATGTTCCAGGAGGTCGATCCGGTGCTTGGTCCGGAGATGCGTTCCACCGGCGAGGTGCTTGGGCTCGCGGCTTCCTTCGGCCTGGCCTTTTACAAGGCTGAGGAGGCCGCCCAGCAGGTTCTTCCCCGGGAAGGAACGGTTCTCATTACGGTAAATGATCAAGACAAGGGCGGCGCTCTGGAGGTTGCCCGGGCCTTTGGGCAGATGGGTTTTGCGATTTTGGCGACCAGAGGGACGCAGGAATTTCTCGCTGCCAACAACGTGACGGCGCAGTCAATCCTGAAAGCGCACGAGGGCCGTCCGAATATCGTCGATGCGATCAAAAACGGGGAGATCAATCTGGTGATCAATACCCCGGCGGGAAGACTGAGCCAGACGGACGACTCCTACATCCGCAAGGCGGCAATCAAGTATAAGGTTCCATATATTACAACGATTGCGGCCGCAGTCGCCGCCGCAAAAGGGATCGCCGCCTTCCGTCAGGGACACGGCCGGGCGAAGTCCCTGCAGGATTACCATCGCGATATCCGCTGAGCTGCTGTTGTTACGACGGCCTGCGTCACGGTCGAGGACGCTGCCGATTATTCTTCCGGAAGCAGGCTCAGCAAAAATCTGTTGACAGAATGCGCCATTACGTGTTAGGAGGCACCGGAAAGTAAGCGAAAGCCGGGCGTGCAGGGTTGCAGTATCGGCGGAAAGAGTGGGTAAGAGGCAGCATGGATGTGCCGCCGCACTTTCTGTTCTTGCCGACTTCAGCAGACCATTTATGAGGGGTTAAGCGGGAGCTTGACCCTTTTTTGTTTAAGAATGCCGGTTGCTCGTTATTTGAAATGATTGTTATAGCGGTTGTCAGGGGATGTCGTTTCCGCCAGGCGAAACACGCGCACTGATCTCCGGCGTCAGGGGCTTTTGCCCATCAAACGCCACGGAACAGGACGTCTCCTTTCCAACCGTCATACGGCAGGCAACTGCCGCCGTTCACCCCCGCGAGGGAAATTTGGGAGTCATTAAACTCCGTTTTCGCGGGCATCACCGCAAAGTTATTTGCAGAGCTTCATCACGCTGAGAGTGCGACTTGGCAAGAAGGAGTCAAGGAGTATTATCAGTGAATTTTGAACAGTTTTCTTTAGATCCGCATCTATTGTCCGCAATCCGTGCGGAAGGCTACACGTCGCCTACCCCGATCCAGGAGCAGGCGATGCCCCCCGTTCTGGCCGGCAGG
Proteins encoded in this region:
- the carB gene encoding carbamoyl-phosphate synthase large subunit — protein: MPKRSDINKVLIIGSGPIVIGQACEFDYSGTQACKALRKLGYKIVLVNSNPATIMTDPGMADVTYIEPLNLQSLTEIIENERPDAVLPNLGGQTGLNLTSELYKAGVLEKYGVQVIGVQVEAIERGEDRIAFKETMNRLGIDMPKSEPAYNVEEAEKIALALGYPVVIRPAYTMGGTGGGLVYNVEELRLIASRGISASLVGQILVEESVLGWEELELEVVRDSKNQKITVCFIENVDAMGVHTGDSYCTAPMLTISPELQARLQKYSYDIVDAIEVIGGTNVQFAHDPQTDRVVVIEINPRTSRSSALASKATGFPIALISSLLAGGLTLDEIPYWREGTLDKYTPWGDYVVVKFSRWDFEKFPGAIDRLGTQMRAVGEVMSIGKNYKEAFQKAIRSLEKGRAGLGFVKDFHKRSLDDLLEMLSEPSSERQFILYEAIRKGAALEELSRRTHIKEWFLQQMKELVETEEEILAYKGKAMPDELLKRAKQEGFSDRYLAQILGRGEEEIRQQRTALGAVECWDAVPVSGVENAAYYYSTYNAPDKTRASENRKKIMVLGGGPNRIGQGIEFDYCCVHAAFTLRDEGYESIMVNCNPETVSTDYDTSDKLYFEPLTVEDVLAIYEKEKPEGVIVQFGGQTPLNLARQLSQAGVRVIGTSPDTIDLAEDRDLFKKMMEKLGIPMPASGMASNFTEAIGIAERVGYPLMVRPSYVLGGRGMEVVHDEEMLKRYVEAAVGVTPERPILIDKFLENAIECEADAICDGTDAFVPAIMEHIELAGIHSGDSACVIPPISISARHQETIRDYTKRIAIELGVVGLMNIQYAIAGEMVYILEANPRASRTVPLVSKVCNISMARVATQVMLGRKLGDLQIKQGSFTHFGVKESVFPFNMFQEVDPVLGPEMRSTGEVLGLAASFGLAFYKAEEAAQQVLPREGTVLITVNDQDKGGALEVARAFGQMGFAILATRGTQEFLAANNVTAQSILKAHEGRPNIVDAIKNGEINLVINTPAGRLSQTDDSYIRKAAIKYKVPYITTIAAAVAAAKGIAAFRQGHGRAKSLQDYHRDIR